A stretch of the Erpetoichthys calabaricus chromosome 3, fErpCal1.3, whole genome shotgun sequence genome encodes the following:
- the LOC114649437 gene encoding trace amine-associated receptor 13c-like, producing MQYCYPFDNKSCFKEMRAPEVSVTLYACSVSAVLLTIFGNLVVIISFSHFRQLHTPSNLLVLSLAVADFMVGMFSMPFKLIKIIENCWYFGDTLCFIHSFVSFLLTSVSISNLVFIAIDRYIAVCDPLLYSSKITVPVIQVFIATSWAISLLYTWALIYFKGITFTYENVNVCLGECDVLYTDTWGLVDLITTFILPCSVMVSLYTKIFLVAKRHLRIINSMTQQMITNQRNQCNMSKKSERKAAKTLGIVMAVFLLCWIPYYLCIIIDAYTSFSTPLIIFNGFTWLVFFNSGINPIIYALFYSWFQKSLKLIVTLRICDPESSLIKLFPENH from the coding sequence ATGCAGTATTGTTATCCTTTTGACAATAAGTCGTGCTTCAAGGAAATGCGAGCACCTGAAGTCTCTGTCACTCTTTATGCCTGCTCAGTGTCTGCAGTTTTACTTACCATCTTTGGAAACCTGGtggtaattatttctttttctcattttcgGCAGCTTCACACACCAAGCAACCTGCTTGTTCTCTCACTTGCAGTGGCTGATTTTATGGTGGGAATGTTTTCTATGCCATTCAAACTTATAAAAATCATTGAAAACTGTTGGTATTTTGGAGacactttgtgttttattcacTCTTTTGTCAGTTTCTTACTTACTTCAGTTTCTATTAGTAACTTAGTATTCATTGCTATCGATCGCTATATTGCTGTGTGTGATCCTTTGCtgtattcttctaaaataacagttCCTGTAATACAGGTTTTTATTGCAACTAGTTGGGCAATATCCTTATTGTACACCTGggcattaatttatttcaaaggaaTTACTTTTACATAcgaaaatgtaaatgtttgtttaGGAGAATGTGATGTGCTGTATACAGACACCTGGGGATTAGTGGATCTTATTACTACATTCATTCTTCCCTGTTCTGTGATGGTTAGTCTCTACACAAAGATTTTTTTAGTTGCAAAAAGACATTTGAGAATCATTAACTCAATGACTCAACAAATGATAACAAATCAAAGAAATCAGTGTAACATGTCTAAAAAGTCAGAGAGGAAAgcagcaaaaacattaggaattgTAATGGCTGTTTTCCTTCTTTGTTGGATTCCATATTATTTATGCATCATCATTGACGCATACACAAGTTTTTCCACCCCTCTTATAATATTCAATGGTTTTACGTGGCTTGTATTTTTTAACTCTGGCATTAATCCCATTATCTACGCTTTGTTTTATTCTTGGTTTCAGAAATCACTTAAACTTATTGTGACCCTTAGGATATGTGATCCTGAATCATCTCTGATTAAGTTATTTCCTGAAAATCATTAA
- the LOC127526943 gene encoding trace amine-associated receptor 9-like, with translation MDLNVGHCYTNNNKSCIKLDREPETSLLLYFFSGVVIVATVFGNLLVVISVSHFKQLHTPTNFLVLSLAVADFLIGLLVMPFEFSSTIEYCWYFGKGICPFYLNYAILLSSASVAHLVVISMDRYIAVCHPFFYSSKMTNAVMAFCIALVWLVSLLFTLIFLHFSGGSIDMEECDGLCRIIHSAFWWSVYLVFIFALPVAIMIFLYAIIFLVAKSHARAIRASVQKMENGESKKSNLSKSSERKAAKTLGIVVAVFIICVSPNFLIGPILESLPAQSLSSLFMYDLHDGFGLLFVINYGMNPFIYAFFYPWFQKSLKMMATFKIFQPASSLTNLFPEK, from the coding sequence ATGGATTTAAATGTGGGTCATTGCtatacaaacaataataaatctTGCATAAAATTAGACAGAGAACCTGAAACATCTTTGTTGCTTTACTTTTTCTCAGGAGTTGTTATTGTGGCAACAGTCTTTGGGAATCTCTTGGTGGTTATTTCTGTCTCTCATTTCAAGCAGCTTCATACACCCACTAACTTTCTTGTTCTCTCACTAGCTGTTGCAGATTTTCTGATAGGTCTGCTTGTTATGCCTTTTGAATTTTCTTCAACAATAGAATATTGCTGGTATTTTGGAAAAGGAATTTGCCCTTTTTATCTCAATTATGCAATTCTATTGAGTTCAGCTTCTGTTGCACATTTGGTTGTCATTTCAATGGATCGTTACATTGCTGTGTGTCATCCATTCTTTTACAGCAGTAAAATGACTAATGCTGTAATGGCCTTTTGCATTGCACTTGTATGGCTTGTATCCCTTTTGTTCACATTGatatttcttcatttcagtgGTGGTTCAATTGACATGGAAGAATGTGACGGTCTGTGCAGGATAATTCATTCTGCATTCTGGTGGAGTGTTTATCTTGTTTTTATCTTTGCTTTGCCAGTTGCAattatgatatttttatatgcaaTTATATTTTTAGTTGCAAAGAGTCATGCAAGAGCTATCAGAGCTTCTGTGCAGAAAATGGAAAATGGCGAGAGCAAAAAAAGCAATCTGTCTAAATCATCTGAGAGAAAGGCTGCTAAAACATTAGGGATAGTTGTGGCAGTTTTTATTATCTGTGTGTCACCAAACTTCCTCATTGGTCCAATTCTTGAAAGTTTACCTGCTCAGTCTCTTTCTAGTCTTTTCATGTATGATTTACATGATGGATTTGGTTTGCTGTTTGTAATAAACTATGGCATGAATCCAttcatttatgcttttttttaccCCTGGTTTCAGAAATCTCTGAAAATGATggcaacttttaaaatatttcaaccgGCATCCTCACTAACTAACTTATTTCCTgaaaagtag